Within the Hypericibacter adhaerens genome, the region GCGCGGTCGCCAATGGACGCGACCACATCACGATCCAGATCGTGCCGCACGATCTCGGCCGCATCGAGATCAAGCTCGATTTCGACCGTTCCGGCACGATCAACACCGTCATCGCCGCCGACCGGCCGCAGACGCTGGATCTCCTCAAGCGCGACGCCACCGGCCTCGAGCGCGCGCTCCAGGATGCCGGCTTCAAGACCGACGGCAGCTCCTTGAGCTTCAACCTGCAGAGCGACCAGCGCCAGCAGTACCAGAACCAGCAGAACAACCCGGGCCCGACGGCCTGGCAGCCTTCGATCGCGGACGAGGCCGAGCGGGCCTATCGTCCGAGCTACCGTATCGCCAGCACGGCCGATGCGATCCGCGCGGTCGCCGATGGCCGCCTGAACATCGCCGTATGAGAGGAGCCTAGACGATGACCACCGTTCCCGGCGTCGGATCCAACACAGGCACGAGCTCCAATGGCGGCAGCTCCGCGCTCTCCTCGTTCTCGGACAATTTCGACAACTTCCTGACGCTGTTGACCAAGCAGCTCCAGTATCAGGACCCGCTGTCGCCGCTCGACACCAACCAGTTCACCCAGCAGCTGGTCGAGTTCACCAGCGTCGAGCAGCAGATCGAGACCAACCAGAAGCTGGATTCGCTGCTGGCGGTGCAGTCCGACAACCAGGCCATGGCGGCGCTGAGCTTCCTCAACAACGTAGTCGAGGCACAGAGCGACCAGGTCATGCTGCAGGACGGCTCGGCCGAGATCTCCTACGACCTCTCGAGCGATGCGCAGACGGCCATGCTGGTCATCAAGAACGCCGAGGGCGAGACCGTGCGGACCATGCCGGTCGATACCACCACCGGGACGCACGACGTGACCTGGGACGGCAAGGACCAGAACGGCAACACGCTCGATGACGGCGTCTACGACATCTCGGTCCAGGCGGTCGATTCCGACGACGCGCAGCTTGCGGTCACGACCGGCACCCGCGGCAAGGTCGATGCGGTGCAGCGCATCGACGGCGAATTCCACCTGTCGATCGGCGATCTCGACGTGCCGCTGAGCAAGGTCGGCTCGGTGCGCTCGGCGACGGCCGGCAGCAGCAGCGACAGCAACGATCAGACCTGATTGCCTCACCCCTTCATCGCCACCAGAAGAAGACTTTAGGAGAAAAAAATGAGCATCTACGGCGCCATGTTTTCCGGTGTGTCGGGCCTCGCGGCGCAGAGCCAGGCCCTCGGCATGATCTCGGACAACATCTCGAACGTGAACACCGTCGGCTACAAGGGCACCAAGGCCCAGTTCCAAACCCTGGTGACGGAAGCCGCGTCGCGCTCGACCTATTCGCCCGGTGGGGTGCGCTCCTCGCCCAACCAGATGATCGACCGCCAGGGCCTGCTGCAGGGCTCTTCCTCGCCGACCGATGTGGCGCTGGTGGGCAACGGCTTCTTCGTCGTCAACCAGGCGGCCAATCCGGGCGTCGGCAACAACTACATGTACACCCGCGCCGGCCATTTCACGACCGACTCCAACGGCAACCTGACGCAGAACGGCTATTACCTGCAGGGCTGGCGCCTGGACAACCAGGGCAACCTGCCGCCCAACACCAACCTGCTGCAGAGCCTCGAGACGGTGAACGTCTCGAACCTGACCGGCACCGCGCGCCCGACCTCGAACATCCAGTGGGCGCTGAACCTGCCGGCCAACGACATCACCGGCTCGACCCACGACACCTCGGTCCAGCTCTATGACAAGCAGGGCACGACGCAGGTCATGAACATGACCTGGGCCAAGACCGGCGCCAACACCTGGACGCTGCTGGGCAGCCTCGCCGGCGGCGGCAACTACGCCTCCGACGATACCGGCGCCGCGACCTTCGCCACGGCCACGACCAACTATTTCCCGACGGCGACGCTCTCCGACACCTCGAACTTCGGGCTCACGGCCGCCTCGGGCAATATCAGCGGCCTGGTCGGTCCCTTCACGGTCAACGCCCCCGGCGGCGCGCCGCCGAACAGCACGACGATCACGGTCAATATCGGCGCCACCGCCTTCACGGCGACGGTGCCGACCGTGGCCGGCAATGATCTCACCAACACGGATCAGCTGACCTTCACCGACGGTGCCGGCGGCAGCTTCACCCTCGACCTGAACGGCGCCTCGACCTACGACCTCGACGTGGCGGGCGACCGGACTGCGCTGGCCACCAACCTGGGCGCCGCCTTCACCACGGTCAATTTCCAGAACAACGCCACCAACGGCGTGCCGCTGGCGACCGTGACCTTCAATGCCGATGGCACGCTGGGCGGAATCGTGCCGACGGCGCCCTATGCCACGGTCGACACCAACAACCACCTGAACTTCCTGGTCGACTACGACAACGACCCGCTCACCAACTCGAGCCAGGACCGCCAGCAGGTCACGCTCGATCTCGGCACGCCGGGCATGCCCGACGGCGTCACCCAGTTCGCCGGCGAATATGCCGCCAAGGTGAACGCTCAGGACGGCCTGACCTACGGCTCCTTCACCGGCATCTCGATCAACGAGGACGGCATCGTGACGGCCCTGTTCGACAATGGCGAGCAGCGCGACATCTTCAAGCTGCCGATCGCGACCTTCCGCAACCCGAACGGCCTGGCCGCCCAGAACGGCAACGCCTACCAGACCACGACCTATTCGGGCGATCCGGTCCTGCTCGAGGCCAACACGGCGGGCGCGGGCAAGGTTTCGCCCTCCTCGCTCGAATCCTCGACGGTCGACCTGGCCGAGGAGTTCACGAACATGATCATCACGCAGCGCGCCTATTCGGCCTCGGCCAAGGTCATCACGACCGCGGACGACATGCTGAACGAGCTGCTGCAGATCCGCCGTTAACGCCCGCGTTAACAGCGATTGACGATTGATTGACGAAGCCTGCGGCCGTCGCGATCCGAGAAGGTTCGTGACGGCCGGTCTTCCCCGCATATATCGCTGTTTAACCGTCCGATTTAGGCCTTCCTTAAAGCCAATGGGATTACGCTCTGTCCAGGTCGCGGGCAATTCCGGCCCAAGGCCATCGGTCCAAGACGGAGCGAACCGCAATGACGCTCGATCGCCCAGGTAGGTCGCATCGGATCATCGGCCCCGACGGGCTGCCGCTGTCCCTCGACGATCTTCCGCCGCCCGGCACCAAGCGCTGGGTCATCCGGCGGAAGGCCGAGGTCGTGACCGGCGTGCGCGCCGGCCTTCTCACGCTCGAGGAGGCCTGCGAGCGCTACCAGCTTTCCGTCGAGGAGTTCCTGAGCTGGCAGCGCCAGATCGACGCCCACGGCATCAAGGGCCTTCGGGTCACGCGTCTCCAGGACTATCGCGAGCCTGCGCGCTATCCGTGACGCCTGTTATCCACAGGCTCAGGGCGGCGAACCTTTCGAGATGATGAATCGGGCCGGCAGAACTTGCCGGTTTACCCGGCAATTTCTGCCGCCGATTAAGAGCTTCTTCACCTCGCACGCCTAGCGTCGGGCCTATCGAAAGGCCCCACGCAAAACGGCGCGAATGTTCCCGAAATTCCGGCTTGAAGTCCCCGCCCCCGATCGCAGGCCCGCTTTCGGCCGCCAGATCGAGAGGGCGTCATGATGGAGACCCTGCGCAAGCTCGGCCCCGTCAAGCTCGGCGCGCTTGGCGGCATGGCGCTTCTGCTGCTGGGATTCTTCGCCTTCATCGCGATGCGCCTGTCGAGCCCCGACATGGCACTGCTCTATGCCGATCTCGACCCGGCCGACAGCAGTCACATCGTCGAGAAGCTCGACCAGATGGGCATCCCCTACCAACTCGGCGCCGACGGTACCTCGATCCGGGTGCCCGCCGACCAGGCGCTCAAGCTGCGCATGTCGATGGCCCAGGAGGGCCTGCCCGGCGGCGGCTCGATCGGCTACGAGATCTTCGATCAGCAGCAGCCGCTCGGCACCACCAGCTTCGAGCAGCAGGTCAACAAGCTGCGCGCCATGGAAGGCGAGCTGGCGCGGACCATCAAGACCATCGACCTGGTCAAGAACGCGCGCGTCCATCTGGTGATCCCGGAGCGCCAGCTCTTCGCCAAGGAGCAGCCAAGCCCCTCGGCCTCGATCATCCTGACGATGGCCGGCGGCGCCGTCCTCGACAAGCAGCAGGTCTCGGCCATCGAGCATCTGGTCGCGGCGGCCGTGCCGGGCCTCAAGCCCAACGCCGTCTCGATCGTGGATTCCACCGGCACGCTGCTGGCGCCCGGCAATGGCGACAGCGACGACGGGCTCTCCGGCTCCGCCGAGGAGGCCCGCCTCTCCTACGAGAACAAGATCCGCCGCAGCATCGAGGAGCTGCTCCAGCGCACGCTGGGCTATGGCAAGATCCGCGCCGAGGTCACCGCCGACCTCGACTTCGACCGCGTCACCACCAATTCCGAGACCTACAATCCAGACGGCCAGGTGGTGCGCTCGACCCAGACGGTCGAGGAGAAGAACGATTCCTCCGACGCCCAGGCCAGCGACCAGGTCACCGTCGCCAACAACCTGCCCAACCCCACGGGCGGCAGCGGCGGCGGCGGCACGACCAGCGCCAGCCGCTCGCAGCGCACCGAGGAGACCGTCAACTACGAGATCTCCAAGGAGACGCAGGTCCATATCCGCGAGACCGGGCAGGTCAAGAAGCTCTCGGTCGCGGTCCTGGTCGACGGCACCTACACCGCCGCCGCCGACGGCACGACGGCCTATGCGCCGCGCTCCGCCGAGGAGCTCGACCAGATCGGCAAGCTGGTCAAGAGCGCCATCGGCTATGACGAGAAGCGCGGCGACACAGTCGAAGTCGTCAATATGCGCTTCGCCGACAATGCCGAGCTGGGCAGCGATGCCAGCGCCGGCCTGTTCATGGGCTTCAGCCGCTCCGACCTGGTGCGGATCGTCGAGATGCTGGTTCTCGCCCTGCTCGGCGCGCTGGCCATCATGTTCGGCGTCCGCCCGATCCTGAACCGGCTGCTCTCGCCGTCGCGGCCCGAGGCCCAGGCCCAGATCACCGACCAGAGCGCCCAGGCGGCCCTGCCGGCGCCCGACGGCACCGCGGCCCTGACGGGCCCGACCACCACGGACGAGATCGAACGGATGATCGACATCGGCCAGATCGAAGGCCAGGTGCGCGCCTCCTCGATCCGGAAGATCAGCGAGCTCGTGTCCAAGCACCCCGAAGAGGCCGTCGGCATCATGCGCGGCTGGATGTACCAGGACAGCTAGGCGAAGGCAGGCAGACGTGGCTGAACTGACGAAACTCGAGAGCCTCTCCGGCGCCCAGAAGGCGGCGATCATGATGCTGTCCGTGGGCGAGGAAGGCGCGCAGCAGCTGTTTGCTCTCATGGACGAGGACGAGATCAAGGAGATCTCGCAGACCATGGCCAATCTCGGCATGATCCATTCCTCCGTCGTCGAGCAGCTCTTCGTCGAGTTCGCGAACCGGATGACCTCCACGGGCTCGCTCCACGGCTCCTTCGAGAGCACCGAGCGTCTGCTGATGAAGGTGCTGGCCAAGGACAAGGTCGACGCCATCATGGACGAGATCCGCGGTCCCGCGGGCCGGACCATGTGGGACAAGCTCGGCAACGTCAACGAGGTGGTGCTCGCCAACTATCTCAAAAACGAGTATCCCCAGACCGTCACGGTCGTGCTGTCCAAGGTGAAGTCGGATCACGCCGCCCGCGTCCTGAGCCATCTGCCCGAAGCCTTCGCCATGGAGGTCATCATGCGCATGCTGCGCATGGAGGCCGTCCAGCGCGACGTGCTGGACGACGTCGAGCGCACGCTGCGCACCGAATTCATGACCAACCTCGCCCGCACCAACCGGCGCGACGCGCACGAGCTGGTGGCGGAGATCTTCAACAATCTCGACCGCAACACCGAAGGCCGCTTCATGGCCTCGCTCGAGGAGCGCAACCGCGACTCCGCCGAGCGCATCAAGGCCCTGATGTTCACCTTCGAGGACCTGGGCAAGCTCGATCCCGGCGGCGTCCAGACGCTGCTGCGCGCGGTCGAGAAGGACAAGCTCGGCGTCGCCCTCAAGGGCGCGTCGGAGGATCTGCGCGAGCTCTTCTTCTCCAACATGTCCGAGCGCGCCGGCAAGATGCTGCGCGAGGACATGGCGGCGATGGGACCGGTCAGGCTGCGCGACGTCGACGATGCGCAGCAGGCCATGGTCCAGATCGCCAAGGACCTCGCCGCCAAGGGCGAGATCATCCTGTCGGACAAGAAGGGCGAAGACGAGCTGATCTATTAGAAAGATCGACATGGCGATTAGCGGAAAATTCCTGTTCGACACCTCGTTCGACGCCCCGGCGCAACCCAAGCCGGAGCAGCCGCCCGCGCCGAAATACGGCGAGGCCGAGCTCAAACAGGCGCGCGAGGAAGGCCATGAAGCGGGCCGCGCGGCCGGCCGGGCCGAGGCCCGCGCCGAGCGCGAAGAGCTGGCGGCGCGGACCTTGCCGGCAGTGGCCCAGGCGCTCCAGGGTTTCGCGCCGATGTGCGAGAAGGTCGAGAAGCAGACCTTGTCCTGGGCGCTCACCGCGGCGCTGGGCATGGTGCGCAAGCTCTACCCGACGCTGGAGCAGATGCAGGCCGCGATCGAGATCGAGCAGATGGCCATCGCCGCCCTGCGCGACCTCGAGGAGGAGCCCCGCGTCGCGCTGCGGCTGCCCGACACGCTGATCGAGGAGATGCGGCCGCGCCTGGCCGAGATCTCCAAGCAATCCGGTTTCGGCGGGCGCCTGCTGCTGATCGCCGACGAGGCGCTCGGCCCCGGCGACTGCCGGCTCGAATGGGCCGATGGCGGCGTCGAGCGCCAGGCCCAGCGGATCTGGGTCGAGATGGAGCAGCGCATCGCCCGCAGCCTGAGTGCCCTGTCGAACCCGTCCCCCCGTTCCCCAGTCGATTCCGAGGGCGATGCCGATACGCAAGCCCTGGCTCGCACCGCCTGAGACCCATAGGAGAGTCCGATGGCCGATGAAAACCTCAATCTCAACGAGCTGAACGGCGAAGGTCCCGGCGAGCCGGTACCGCCGCCCCAACCGCCGCCGGCGCCCACCAACGCCCGCGAGCTGGAGGCGGTCTACGACATCCCGGTCCAGGTGTCGGCCGTGCTCGGCAAGGCGACCATGCAGGTGGCCCAGTTGCTCAAGCTCGGCCGCGGCGCCGTGGTCGAGCTCGACCGCAAGGTCGGCGAAGCGATCGACATCTATGTCAACAACCGCCTGGTCGCCCGCGGCGAGGTCGTGATCGTCGAGGACCGGTTGGGCGTGACCATGACCGAGATCATCAAGTCCGAGCGCGCCTGATCTCGGGGGAAACGATGGCCGTCGAAACAGACAGCAACAGCCGCGCCGGCGCCCGCTCCGTGAAAGCGGGCACCGCGGCGGACCCGCTCGGCCCCATCGCGCTTATCGGCGCGGTGGCGCTGGTGGCGCTGGCCATCTCGCTCGGCGGATCGCCCCTGGCCTTCTTCCACTTCCCCTCCTTCCTGATGGTGGTCGGCGGCACCTTCGCCGTGACCTGCGTCTCCTTCTCCGCGGGCGAGGTGCTGCGCGCCCACCCGACCATGATGGGCGCCCTCA harbors:
- the fliG gene encoding flagellar motor switch protein FliG; this translates as MMLSVGEEGAQQLFALMDEDEIKEISQTMANLGMIHSSVVEQLFVEFANRMTSTGSLHGSFESTERLLMKVLAKDKVDAIMDEIRGPAGRTMWDKLGNVNEVVLANYLKNEYPQTVTVVLSKVKSDHAARVLSHLPEAFAMEVIMRMLRMEAVQRDVLDDVERTLRTEFMTNLARTNRRDAHELVAEIFNNLDRNTEGRFMASLEERNRDSAERIKALMFTFEDLGKLDPGGVQTLLRAVEKDKLGVALKGASEDLRELFFSNMSERAGKMLREDMAAMGPVRLRDVDDAQQAMVQIAKDLAAKGEIILSDKKGEDELIY
- the sciP gene encoding CtrA inhibitor SciP, translating into MTLDRPGRSHRIIGPDGLPLSLDDLPPPGTKRWVIRRKAEVVTGVRAGLLTLEEACERYQLSVEEFLSWQRQIDAHGIKGLRVTRLQDYREPARYP
- a CDS encoding FliH/SctL family protein, translated to MAISGKFLFDTSFDAPAQPKPEQPPAPKYGEAELKQAREEGHEAGRAAGRAEARAEREELAARTLPAVAQALQGFAPMCEKVEKQTLSWALTAALGMVRKLYPTLEQMQAAIEIEQMAIAALRDLEEEPRVALRLPDTLIEEMRPRLAEISKQSGFGGRLLLIADEALGPGDCRLEWADGGVERQAQRIWVEMEQRIARSLSALSNPSPRSPVDSEGDADTQALARTA
- the fliN gene encoding flagellar motor switch protein FliN, with product MADENLNLNELNGEGPGEPVPPPQPPPAPTNARELEAVYDIPVQVSAVLGKATMQVAQLLKLGRGAVVELDRKVGEAIDIYVNNRLVARGEVVIVEDRLGVTMTEIIKSERA
- a CDS encoding flagellar hook assembly protein FlgD; its protein translation is MTTVPGVGSNTGTSSNGGSSALSSFSDNFDNFLTLLTKQLQYQDPLSPLDTNQFTQQLVEFTSVEQQIETNQKLDSLLAVQSDNQAMAALSFLNNVVEAQSDQVMLQDGSAEISYDLSSDAQTAMLVIKNAEGETVRTMPVDTTTGTHDVTWDGKDQNGNTLDDGVYDISVQAVDSDDAQLAVTTGTRGKVDAVQRIDGEFHLSIGDLDVPLSKVGSVRSATAGSSSDSNDQT
- the fliF gene encoding flagellar basal-body MS-ring/collar protein FliF gives rise to the protein MMETLRKLGPVKLGALGGMALLLLGFFAFIAMRLSSPDMALLYADLDPADSSHIVEKLDQMGIPYQLGADGTSIRVPADQALKLRMSMAQEGLPGGGSIGYEIFDQQQPLGTTSFEQQVNKLRAMEGELARTIKTIDLVKNARVHLVIPERQLFAKEQPSPSASIILTMAGGAVLDKQQVSAIEHLVAAAVPGLKPNAVSIVDSTGTLLAPGNGDSDDGLSGSAEEARLSYENKIRRSIEELLQRTLGYGKIRAEVTADLDFDRVTTNSETYNPDGQVVRSTQTVEEKNDSSDAQASDQVTVANNLPNPTGGSGGGGTTSASRSQRTEETVNYEISKETQVHIRETGQVKKLSVAVLVDGTYTAAADGTTAYAPRSAEELDQIGKLVKSAIGYDEKRGDTVEVVNMRFADNAELGSDASAGLFMGFSRSDLVRIVEMLVLALLGALAIMFGVRPILNRLLSPSRPEAQAQITDQSAQAALPAPDGTAALTGPTTTDEIERMIDIGQIEGQVRASSIRKISELVSKHPEEAVGIMRGWMYQDS
- a CDS encoding flagellar hook protein FlgE, which produces MSIYGAMFSGVSGLAAQSQALGMISDNISNVNTVGYKGTKAQFQTLVTEAASRSTYSPGGVRSSPNQMIDRQGLLQGSSSPTDVALVGNGFFVVNQAANPGVGNNYMYTRAGHFTTDSNGNLTQNGYYLQGWRLDNQGNLPPNTNLLQSLETVNVSNLTGTARPTSNIQWALNLPANDITGSTHDTSVQLYDKQGTTQVMNMTWAKTGANTWTLLGSLAGGGNYASDDTGAATFATATTNYFPTATLSDTSNFGLTAASGNISGLVGPFTVNAPGGAPPNSTTITVNIGATAFTATVPTVAGNDLTNTDQLTFTDGAGGSFTLDLNGASTYDLDVAGDRTALATNLGAAFTTVNFQNNATNGVPLATVTFNADGTLGGIVPTAPYATVDTNNHLNFLVDYDNDPLTNSSQDRQQVTLDLGTPGMPDGVTQFAGEYAAKVNAQDGLTYGSFTGISINEDGIVTALFDNGEQRDIFKLPIATFRNPNGLAAQNGNAYQTTTYSGDPVLLEANTAGAGKVSPSSLESSTVDLAEEFTNMIITQRAYSASAKVITTADDMLNELLQIRR